AGGCGGTGCCGATCATGCGGGTGAGCTAGATGCTGTTCGTGCTATTCGACAAGGTGTAGAGCTTGCTGCGAAGCTTTAAGCAAGCTCTAATAAACGCTTAGATTAAAAAAGACCTCCAGTGGGAGGTCTTTTAGCATTTGGAAGTTTAAAGAATCACCGTCTTGTTACCATAGACAAATACGTGGTCATTTATCACCTTATTGAGCGCTTTGCTCAATACATTCTTCTCAACATCTCGTCCTGCTTGTGCCATATCTTTCGCACTGAAGTTATGATCGACCGGAATCACGTCTTGCTTGATGATTGGCCCCTCATCTAGATCGTTCGTGACGAAGTGTGCTGTAGCACCAATGATCTTAACGCCGCGTTCATAAGCTTGTTGATAAGGTTTAGCGCCAATGAAAGCCGGTAAGAAACTATGGTGGATGTTAATAATCTTGTGGTGGTATTTTTCTACGAATGAAGGGGTTAGTACACGCATGTATTTTGCTAGTACGAGATAGTCAGCATCATATTGGTCGATCACTGCCAGCATCTTCTGTTCATGTTCTTCACGGTTTAGGCCTTCGTGAGATACATGATGATAGGGAATATCAAACTTTTCCGTCAGGCTTTGTAGTGTATCGTAGTTACCCACTACTGCAGCAATATCAACATCCAAACTACCATCATAGTTTTTCATCAGAATATCACCAATACAGTGTGCTTCTTTAGTCACGAGAATGACAATACGTTTGCGATTTGGGCCTATCAGCTTTCTTTTGGCCCCTTGTGGGAGGGCTTGATCAAGGTCGGCTAGAAAGGTTTGGTCATTGAAGTAACCTTCTAGCTCAGTACGCATGAAGAAGTGACCGCTGGTGTTATCGACGAATTCATTATTGTGGATGATGTTGAGCTGGTGCTTGTAACAGATATTGGTGATTTTAGAAATCAGTCCAGGCGCATCCGTACAATGAGTAAGCAGTGTTTTCTTTTCCATTGGGTTAAAACTTCCGTGATTTATTTTTTTCGTATTCTGAATTTTTTGCAGGGCTTTGAACGGTGAAGCACTCCACAATATGACAGCTACAATTAAACTAATATCAAGATGGTTTCAACAATTAATCTAAGTTAACCGATTAGCTTGGCGAATTTGTTTGGAAAGTATCCGATTTGAGCCCAACAGGTGGTAATTATGGATAAAGATCTACTAGCACGTAAGTTGTATTCTGAAAGAGTCAGTGCGTTACTGGGTGACCATGACATGAATGAAGAGCTTCTCAACGAAATGTGGGAAAACAAAGCGTCACCTAGTGAAGCGGCTCGAGCTATGATGGATGGTCAGAATGAGTTTTCTGGTCCAGCATGGCTATCACGATATCTCAACCGACGTTAACACTCTTCATTCATCAATACGATGGCTTATCGGCGCGGAGCAGATTTGCATTCGCGCCAAGTCTGTAAACCTGCCATAATCTCCCGTTTATCACTTGTTTCACTCACATAGTTAGTCCTTGATGATCTCAACAACTTTTTCCGCGGATGGTGCACTAGGCAAAGCGATCCCGGGGTTTCAACCTAGACAAGCTCAGTTAGATATGGCTGAGTCTGTGGTTAAGGCGATTAAACATGACCAGCAAGTCGTCATCGAAGCAGGTACTGGTACGGGAAAAACCTTTGCTTATTTAGTTCCTGCTCTTTTGAGTGGTAAAAAGACCATCATCAGTACGGGCTCGAAAAACTTGCAAGAGCAGTTGTTTCACCGCGATCTACCTTTGATGACCGACGCATTGGGGTTTTATGGTCAGGTGGCGCTGCTAAAAGGCCGAGCAAACTACTTGTGCTTAGATCGCCTTAGCCGTCAAATGGTAGAAAGCCATGGCCATCATGCCGATCCAACATTGCTTAGCCAGCTGATTAAAGTGCGTTCATGGGCGAGCGAGACCAAGAGTGGGGATTTAGGCGACTGTGACGAAATCGCTGAAGACAGCCCAGTGATCCCAACCATTACTTCAACCAACGACAATTGCTTAGGTAAAGAGTGCCCAAGTTATCAAGATTGCTTTGTTCTTAAGGCTCGCAAAAAAGCCATGGATGCTGATGTTGTGGTCGTCAACCATCATTTGTTTTTGGCCGATCTAGCGATCAAAGAAACGGGGTTTGGGGAGCTGATACCTGAAGCCGAAGTATTTATCTTTGATGAGGCTCACCAGCTACCTGATATTGCTAGCCAGTACTTTGGCCAATCTCTGTCCAGTCGCCAAATACAGGAACTGTCCAAAGATATTGAAATTGGCTATCGCACCGAAGCGAAAGACATGCGCCAATTGCAAAAGATCAGTGAGAAATTACAGCAAAGTGCGATGGATTTGCGAGTGGCGCTAGGTGAGCCTGGTTACCGTGGTAATTGGCGTGAAGCCATTCAGTCTCCCTCAATTTCAAGAGAGTTAGAGCGTTTACGCGAGTCCTTAGACTTTTGTCTCGAAGTACTCAAATTAGCATTAGGTCGCAGCCAACTGTTGGATACAGCTTATGAGCGAGCAAGTACGATTCAAGCGAGGCTAGAACGCATTTGCGAAGTCTCCATAACGGGGTACTCCTATTGGTACGATACTTCCCCACGTCACTTCAGCTTGCATATTACACCGCTTTCGGTATCGGATAAGTTTCGGGAACAGATCGAACTTAAGCAAGGGGCATGGATATTTACTTCTGCGACCTTGGGGGTAAAAGGGGATTTTGGTCACTTTACTTCTCGTCTAGGGCTAAAACCTGAGACGGAAATGTCATTGCCAAGTCCATTCGACTACCAAAGTCAGGCAAGGCTATGTGTTCCGCGTTACCTTCCGGAGCCGAATAGCCCGGGTATGGCGGATAAGCTCGTTCGCATGCTCAGTCCTTTGATTGAGCAGAATCAGGGGCGCTGTTTTTTCCTTTGTACCTCTCATAGCATGATGCGAGAGCTAGGTGAGAGATTCCGCGAATGCTTGAGTATTCCGGTGCTGATGCAAGGGGAAACCAGTAAACAAAAAACTCTGGCAGAGTTTATGGAGCTGGGTAATGCTTTGTTGGTGGCGACCGGAGCATTTTGGGAAGGGATTGATGTTAGAGGTGATACACTGAGCTGTGTTATTATCGACAAATTACCTTTCACTGCACCTGATGACCCGTTGCTTAAGGCGCGGATAGAAGATTGCCAGCTTAAAGGTGGTGACCCTTTTTCTCAGGTCCAGATTCCGGATGCCGTGATTACCCTTAAACAAGGGGTCGGGCGGTTAATCCGAGATAAGAAAGACAAAGGTGCGCTGATCATTTGTGACAATCGATTAGTTACACGTGATTATGGTGGCGTTTTCTTGGCCAGCCTCCCACCGATTCCTCGAACACGGGATTTAGGTCTGGTACAGGATTTCCTTAAGCAAATTTCAGAAACAACCGAATAATCAGAGAATTCAATGAGCGCAAAAATTCTTGCCTTAGACACATCAACAGAGAACTGTTCTGTTGCATTGCTAGTTAACGATCAGATCTATGTTCGCAGTGAAGTTGCACCGCGAGACCACACTAAGAAAATCCTCCCTATGGTAGATGAAGTGTTAAACGAAGCCGGGATCACTCTGGCAGAGCTCGATGCTCTTGCGTTTGGTCGTGGCCCAGGCAGCTTTACAGGTGTACGCATTGGCATCGGTATTGCACAAGGTTTAGCATTTGGGGCTGACCTGCCTATGATTGGGATTTCAACATTGCAAGCAATGGCTCAAGGTAGCTACCGTAAACATGGCGTAAGTCATGTAGCGTGTGCGATTGACGCGCGAATGAGCGAAGTCTATTGGGGGCGTTTTTCGCGTCAAGAAGATGGCACTTGGACTGCTGTTGATGCCGAATGTGTTATTCCACCAGCGGTTTTGGCTGAAAATAGTCAAAGTGACGAGCAACGCTGGCTGACTGCAGGAACCGGTTGGGAAGCGTATCAGGAAGTGCTAGCTGAGCTGAAATTTGAAGTCGCGGCGGGAGAAGTGCTTTTCCCTGATGCGGAAGATATCGTCGCACTAGCGAAATTCGAATTGGAACGTGGCAACACCGTGACGGTAGAGGATGCAAGTCCTGTGTATCTTCGTGATACCGTAGCATGGAAGAAATTGCCAGGCAGAGAATAAGGTGTAATTAGACGGATAGTATGGTTTCGATTAATGGATTGCCTCCTTCGGTTCCGGGACCGAATAAGGCCAATAAAACCGGAAAAAAAGATGAGACGAGAAAGTCTCAGAATAAGCCGTCTGTTGGTCAGCCATCTAAAGTCGCCAACGCGGTGGCGCACTCTATTCGTCATGTCAATGAAGCAGACATCCATAAAGCTCAAGTGCAATACGACTTGCCTGAAGGGCAGGGCCGCAAAGCGATGGAAGAGTATATGAATGTCATGAATCAGTCTAAGCGTGATGAACTATCACAGCTGTTAGGTGTCGATATTTATATATAATTCTTTACGGTAAGTCCTTATGTTGCCACGTGTTTTTAAACTTGTTTCTGTAGCTAGTGTGCTTGTTGCTCTCACCGCGTGTAGTACACTTCCAGAAAATCTCGCGTCAAATAACCCCGATCTACAAACGGATTACTCCGGCTGGCAAGCTTCAGCAGCAAAAAAGCAAGAGTTGCGATTGGGTGGTGTGATTGCCAGTGTGACTAACCTGAAAGACAAGACGCGAGTGGAAGTCGTTAATTTACCCATCAGTTCCAATGGTAAGCCTGATATTGACCAAGAACCTCAAGGCCGATTCGTAGGCTATATCGACGGCTTCGCCGACCCTGTGACTCTTTCTCAAGGTCGATTGATTACTTTGCTCGGTGATAGCAATGGCACTGAAGCTGCCAAAGTGGGTGAGTATAGCTACGATTTTCCTGTCATGAATATCAAGAGTTATCATCTGTGGCGAATTGAAGAGCGTGTAATTGTGCACGATGATTTTGGACCCTCAAGGTACCCTTGCCGAAGTTTGTATTGTCGTGACCTCACCCGAGGAACCAGACAGGGCAAAGTGATCCAAGAAGTCAAATGACCCTAAGAGACACTCGTTACCCACTAGCTGACGGTCATCTAGCCGCTATCGAATACGGTTATAGCCAAACAGCAGACTGCTCTATCGTTTTCCTTCACGGTTGGTTGGATAACGCCGCCAGTTTTCAATCTGTAATGAAGGCGTTGCACCAGTCAGCGCCTTTCTTACATCTTTGTGCTATCGATTTACCCGGTCATGGTCACTCTAGCCATAAGTCAGGTAGCAATTTTTACCCATTTCATGATTATATTGACGATGTTTACCAGTTTTTGGCTAAGTTATCGCCAAACAGGTTAGTGTTGGTTGGTCATTCACTTGGTGCTTTGATTGCAAGTTGCTATAGTGCCGCCTTTCCTGAACAAATCAGTGGATTAGTTCAGATAGAAGGGCGTGGGCCTCTGGCGGAAGAAGAAAGTAAAACCGTCTCTCGCTTAAGAGAAGGTGTTTTGAGCCGACAGAGAATACGCAATAAACCGACTAGAGCATTTGATTCCGATACCACCGCTATCGATGTCAGGGCCAAGATTAATCAAATCTCTCCTGAACTTATTAGCCCTGTTGTCAAAAGAGCACTGGCAAGGACTGATGATGGCTGGGTATGGCGTCATGATGAAAAATTACAAAGCCAATCTTTGTATCGAATGTCTTTTGAGCACGCGCAATCCGTTTGCCAACAGATAGTTTGCCCCCAGATCATTGTCCTGGGTGAACAAGGTTTTCCCCACTTGCAGAAACCAACAAATGATGCCTCGATGAATACCGATGTTGTCACGGTACCTGGTGGACATCACTGCCATCTACAAGTCCCTTCTAGAGTATCTAACCTAATTTTTGGCTTAGTTAACAAAATTTAAACAAGTGTTTGAGTCTTTCGTGCTCAAGCACTTGGCCTGTGTTGTAATGGTCGTCAATAAAAAACACGGCGTTTCGTCGACAACAGCCAGCTTATTTCGAGGAGTATTACCGTGGATAAACCTTGGTTATCACGTTATCCGAGCGATGTGCCAGAACACATCAACCCAGATCAATATCCGTCATTGGTGGAAATGTTTGAGCAGTCAGTACAAAAATTTGCTGATCAGCCTGCCTTTATGAATATGGGCTCGGTTATGACGTTCCGTAAACTAGAGGAACGTAGTCGTGCTTTCGCTGCTTATCTGCAAAATGAACTGAAATTGCAAAAAGGTGACCGTGTTGCTTTGATGATGCCAAACTTACTGCAATATCCAGTTGCACTGTTTGGTGTTCTGCGTGCAGGGCTTATTGCTGTTAATGTGAACCCTCTTTACACCCCACGTGAACTTGAACATCAGCTCAACGATTCTGGCGCCAAAGCGATCGTGATTGTCTCTAACTTTGCTAATACCTTAGAGCAAGTTGTCGAAAACACCCCTGTGAAACATGTAGTGCTGACTAGCCTTGGTCAGATGCTTCCACGTGCGAAAGGGACGATTGTCGATTTTGTTGTAAAGTACGTTAAAGGTATGGTGCCTAAGTATGATTTACCAGGTGCAATCTCCATGCGTAAGGCTCTTCATAAAGGTCGACGCTTGCAATACGTTAAGCCTTTTATGTCCGGGGATGATATTGCTTTTCTTCAGTACACCGGTGGGACAACAGGGGTCGCGAAAGGGGCAATTCTGACTCATAGCAATATGATTGCTAATATCATGCAAGCAAAAGGTATGTATGGGCCAGTTCTCAAAGAAGGTCGAGAAGTGGTTGTAACCGCTCTACCGCTTTATCATGTTTTTGCTCTCACGGTGAATTGCTTATTGTTCCTTGAGCTTGGCGGGCGCAATTTGTTGATCACCAACCCTAGAGATATTCCTGGTTTTGTCAAAGAGCTTCAAAAGTGTCCATTCACTGCGATCACAGGCGTAAACACTCTTTTCAATGCTTTGGTCAATAATGAAGACTTCCATGAACTCGACTTCAGTAATCTCAAATTGGCGGTAGGCGGCGGTATGGCCGTTCAGCGAGCTGTTGCTGAACAATGGAAGAAGACCACGGGTGTCCATCTGTTAGAAGGTTATGGACTGACCGAGTGCTCTCCATTGGTGACAGTTAACCCTTATGATCTGACAGAGTATACGGGCGCAATTGGTTTGCCAGTCCCTTCTACTGAAGTACGTATTGTTAATGACGAAGGTAACCCAGTGCCAAATACGGAAGTAGGTGAGCTACAAGTTCGCGGGCCACAGGTGATGCAAGGTTACTGGCAAAGACCGGAAGCCAGCAAAGAGGTGATCAATGGTGAAGGCTGGCTGTCTACTGGTGACATTGTTAAATTTGACGATGAAGGTCTTATCCATATTGTAGATCGCAAAAAGGATATGATTCTAGTCTCGGGCTTTAATGTCTATCCGAACGAGATTGAAGATGTGGTTGCACTGCACGGTAAAGTTCTGGAAGTTGCCGCGATTGGTCAGCCACATGAAGTATCAGGAGAACTGGTTAAAATCTATGTGGTTAAGCGTGATCCAAGCCTGACAAAAGATGAGATCATTGCTCACTGCCGCCAGCATCTAACGGGTTATAAAGTACCTAAGTTGGTTGAATTCAAAGATGAGCTGCCGAAAACCAACGTGGGTAAAATATTGCGTCGTGTTCTTCGTGAAGAGAATGATGCAAACCTAGCGAAGGCCAGCTAAAGTTAAAAATAAGCAGAACCAAGTGTTTAGTGTTAAAATGCCGACTAATACCAGTCGGCATTTTTATTTGCAGGCCCCATTAGTCACAGTGAGAACTTTGTGAATTATCAGATCATTACCTGTTCAGAACAGCTAGAAAGTGTGTGTCAACAAGCTCGAGAAACGGATGTTGTTATGCTCGATACTGAGTTTGTTCGAACCCGCACCTATTATCCTCAGCTTGGCCTTATTCAGTTGTTTGATGGTGAGAAACTTTCTCTGATTGATCCAACGGTCATCGATGATATGACGGCCTTTGTGCTCCTTCTTAAAGATACCTCAGTGCTTAAGGTCTTGCATGCATGTGGTGAAGACTTGGAAGTGTTTAATAACAGCTTTGGGTGCCTACCGTTCCCAATGGTGGATACTCAACTGATGGCTGCATTTTTAGGGCATGGTTTGTCGACGGGTTTCGCTTCTTTGGTTGAATCTTATCTGGCGATTGAACTGGATAAAAGTGAGTCTAGGACAGACTGGTTAGCGAGGCCATTGACTGATAAACAGCTCGATTATGCGGCAGCGGATGTCTACTACTTGTTCCCAGTGTACGAAAAGTTGCACGATGACATTGTTCAGGCTGGTTGGTGGGAAGCAGCTCAGCAGGAAAGTGAGTTACTGGCGACTAAACGTATCAAATCTGTTAATGCTGAATATGCTTACCTTGATATTAAAGGCGCATGGCAACTTAAACCTCGCGAGTTAGCAATATTGAAGCCTCTTGCCACTTGGCGTTATAAAGAGGCGGTTCGCCGCGACTTAGCATTGAACTTCGTTTTCAAAGAGAATGATTTACTTACTATTGCTAAGCTCGGTTTGCAAAACAAACAACGTATGGAACAAGAAGGTATGGATCTTCGCTCGGTGCAACGACACAGTGCGAGAATCATCTCTATTGTTAAGTCAGCACGTATGACGCCTGCGGAGGAGTATCCAGAAAAAATTGAACGCTTAATGGATATGCCGGGCTACAAGCAGAAATTTAAGACATTAAAAGATGAAGTGAAAAAAGTCTCGCAGTCTTCTGGTCTGGCAACGGAGTTCTTAGCCTCTAAGAAACAGCTTAATCAGCTGATCAGTTGGGTATGGAAAAAGGATCGAGATCCGGCACACTTACCAGATGTAATGCAGGGTTGGCGGCTGGAGTTGATGGGTGAAAAGTTAAGCAAGCATTTATAGCGGATAATAAAAGGGCTTCCATGTGGAAGCCCTTGATGTATTTGCTTAACCCGCTAATACGTCGGTTGCGACTTTATAGCTTGGATCTTCTTTGACGTTAATCTCGACCAAGCTGCCTGCTTTGTCGAGTAGCTTACGACAGTCTGGGCTTAGGTGGCGTAGATGAAGTGTCTTACCTTGCGCAGCGTAACGCTCAGCTAGTGTTTCTATCGCTTCAATAGCCGAGTGGTCGGTGACGCGAGAATCGGCAAAATCAACGATCACGTCACTTGGGTCTTCGTGAGCATCGAAAATTTCAAGGAAGTTAGCAACGGAACCGAAGAAGACCGGGCCGTGGATTTTGTACTCTTTAGAGCCTTCCTCATTGATATTAGTATCGGCATAAATATGCTTCGCATGTTGCCATGCAAACATAAGTGCGGATGCGATAACCCCAACAAATACCGCGATAGCAAGGTCAGTCAATACTGTAACCACTGTAACTAGTACAATAACGAAGAAGTCTTGTTTTGGTACACGACGAGCCAGTTTGAACGTTGCCCATTCAAAAGTACCAATCACAACCATAAACATGACGCCGACTAGGGCTGCAAGAGGGATCATCTCAATGAGAGAGGAGGCAAACAGGATGAATATTAACAGCGCAGATGCCGCTACGATGCCTGATAAACGTCCGCGACCACCGGAGTTAACGTTGATCATCGATTGGCCAATCATTGCGCAGCCACCCATAGCCCCAAACACAGAACACGTCATATTTGCCATACCCTGACCAATACATTCACGGTTTGATTGACCACGTGTGTTTGTCATTTCGTCGAGAACAGTCAGTGTTAGCAGAGATTCAATCAGACCAATCGCTGCAAGAATAATGGCGTAAGGCAGAATGATTTGTAGAGTTTCAAGTGTGAATGGCACCATAGGGATGGAGAAGGTTGGGAGCGAGCCTGCCAGCGTTGCAGCGTCATCACCTGACATCGTGCGTAGGAAGTCGACAACGGTACGGGTTTCCAGATCTAAGCCTACTACCAAAGCTGTCACTGTGACGATCGCTACCAAGGACGATGGTACGGCGGTCGTGAACTTTGGTAGGAAGTGGATAATAGCCATAGTTAGCGCCACCAAACCCAACATCAGCATCATTTGGTCTTGAGGTAGCCAAGTTAGCATGCCATTAATGTCCGGCGCTTTAAACTGACCAAGCTGAGCTAGGAAAATCACAATCGCCAGGCCATTCACAAAACCAATCATAACTGGATGCGGCACGATGCGAATGAATTTGCCGAGCTTAAACAAGCCCGCCGCTACTTGGAGGATACCTGCTAGCATGATCGCTCCGAACAGATACTGAACTCCATGGGATGCAACCAGTGATACCATAACAACAGCCATTGCGCCTGTTGCACCAGAGATCATACCGGGACGACC
This sequence is a window from Vibrio coralliilyticus. Protein-coding genes within it:
- a CDS encoding chromosome partitioning protein ParA; this translates as MVSINGLPPSVPGPNKANKTGKKDETRKSQNKPSVGQPSKVANAVAHSIRHVNEADIHKAQVQYDLPEGQGRKAMEEYMNVMNQSKRDELSQLLGVDIYI
- the purU gene encoding formyltetrahydrofolate deformylase — translated: MEKKTLLTHCTDAPGLISKITNICYKHQLNIIHNNEFVDNTSGHFFMRTELEGYFNDQTFLADLDQALPQGAKRKLIGPNRKRIVILVTKEAHCIGDILMKNYDGSLDVDIAAVVGNYDTLQSLTEKFDIPYHHVSHEGLNREEHEQKMLAVIDQYDADYLVLAKYMRVLTPSFVEKYHHKIINIHHSFLPAFIGAKPYQQAYERGVKIIGATAHFVTNDLDEGPIIKQDVIPVDHNFSAKDMAQAGRDVEKNVLSKALNKVINDHVFVYGNKTVIL
- the rnd gene encoding ribonuclease D encodes the protein MNYQIITCSEQLESVCQQARETDVVMLDTEFVRTRTYYPQLGLIQLFDGEKLSLIDPTVIDDMTAFVLLLKDTSVLKVLHACGEDLEVFNNSFGCLPFPMVDTQLMAAFLGHGLSTGFASLVESYLAIELDKSESRTDWLARPLTDKQLDYAAADVYYLFPVYEKLHDDIVQAGWWEAAQQESELLATKRIKSVNAEYAYLDIKGAWQLKPRELAILKPLATWRYKEAVRRDLALNFVFKENDLLTIAKLGLQNKQRMEQEGMDLRSVQRHSARIISIVKSARMTPAEEYPEKIERLMDMPGYKQKFKTLKDEVKKVSQSSGLATEFLASKKQLNQLISWVWKKDRDPAHLPDVMQGWRLELMGEKLSKHL
- a CDS encoding alpha/beta hydrolase — its product is MTLRDTRYPLADGHLAAIEYGYSQTADCSIVFLHGWLDNAASFQSVMKALHQSAPFLHLCAIDLPGHGHSSHKSGSNFYPFHDYIDDVYQFLAKLSPNRLVLVGHSLGALIASCYSAAFPEQISGLVQIEGRGPLAEEESKTVSRLREGVLSRQRIRNKPTRAFDSDTTAIDVRAKINQISPELISPVVKRALARTDDGWVWRHDEKLQSQSLYRMSFEHAQSVCQQIVCPQIIVLGEQGFPHLQKPTNDASMNTDVVTVPGGHHCHLQVPSRVSNLIFGLVNKI
- the fadD gene encoding long-chain-fatty-acid--CoA ligase FadD, with protein sequence MDKPWLSRYPSDVPEHINPDQYPSLVEMFEQSVQKFADQPAFMNMGSVMTFRKLEERSRAFAAYLQNELKLQKGDRVALMMPNLLQYPVALFGVLRAGLIAVNVNPLYTPRELEHQLNDSGAKAIVIVSNFANTLEQVVENTPVKHVVLTSLGQMLPRAKGTIVDFVVKYVKGMVPKYDLPGAISMRKALHKGRRLQYVKPFMSGDDIAFLQYTGGTTGVAKGAILTHSNMIANIMQAKGMYGPVLKEGREVVVTALPLYHVFALTVNCLLFLELGGRNLLITNPRDIPGFVKELQKCPFTAITGVNTLFNALVNNEDFHELDFSNLKLAVGGGMAVQRAVAEQWKKTTGVHLLEGYGLTECSPLVTVNPYDLTEYTGAIGLPVPSTEVRIVNDEGNPVPNTEVGELQVRGPQVMQGYWQRPEASKEVINGEGWLSTGDIVKFDDEGLIHIVDRKKDMILVSGFNVYPNEIEDVVALHGKVLEVAAIGQPHEVSGELVKIYVVKRDPSLTKDEIIAHCRQHLTGYKVPKLVEFKDELPKTNVGKILRRVLREENDANLAKAS
- the tsaB gene encoding tRNA (adenosine(37)-N6)-threonylcarbamoyltransferase complex dimerization subunit type 1 TsaB, which translates into the protein MSAKILALDTSTENCSVALLVNDQIYVRSEVAPRDHTKKILPMVDEVLNEAGITLAELDALAFGRGPGSFTGVRIGIGIAQGLAFGADLPMIGISTLQAMAQGSYRKHGVSHVACAIDARMSEVYWGRFSRQEDGTWTAVDAECVIPPAVLAENSQSDEQRWLTAGTGWEAYQEVLAELKFEVAAGEVLFPDAEDIVALAKFELERGNTVTVEDASPVYLRDTVAWKKLPGRE
- a CDS encoding ATP-dependent DNA helicase; this encodes MISTTFSADGALGKAIPGFQPRQAQLDMAESVVKAIKHDQQVVIEAGTGTGKTFAYLVPALLSGKKTIISTGSKNLQEQLFHRDLPLMTDALGFYGQVALLKGRANYLCLDRLSRQMVESHGHHADPTLLSQLIKVRSWASETKSGDLGDCDEIAEDSPVIPTITSTNDNCLGKECPSYQDCFVLKARKKAMDADVVVVNHHLFLADLAIKETGFGELIPEAEVFIFDEAHQLPDIASQYFGQSLSSRQIQELSKDIEIGYRTEAKDMRQLQKISEKLQQSAMDLRVALGEPGYRGNWREAIQSPSISRELERLRESLDFCLEVLKLALGRSQLLDTAYERASTIQARLERICEVSITGYSYWYDTSPRHFSLHITPLSVSDKFREQIELKQGAWIFTSATLGVKGDFGHFTSRLGLKPETEMSLPSPFDYQSQARLCVPRYLPEPNSPGMADKLVRMLSPLIEQNQGRCFFLCTSHSMMRELGERFRECLSIPVLMQGETSKQKTLAEFMELGNALLVATGAFWEGIDVRGDTLSCVIIDKLPFTAPDDPLLKARIEDCQLKGGDPFSQVQIPDAVITLKQGVGRLIRDKKDKGALIICDNRLVTRDYGGVFLASLPPIPRTRDLGLVQDFLKQISETTE
- a CDS encoding Slp family lipoprotein; translation: MLPRVFKLVSVASVLVALTACSTLPENLASNNPDLQTDYSGWQASAAKKQELRLGGVIASVTNLKDKTRVEVVNLPISSNGKPDIDQEPQGRFVGYIDGFADPVTLSQGRLITLLGDSNGTEAAKVGEYSYDFPVMNIKSYHLWRIEERVIVHDDFGPSRYPCRSLYCRDLTRGTRQGKVIQEVK
- a CDS encoding SulP family inorganic anion transporter, with amino-acid sequence MFEFPQFSKHSVKNDVLSGLTVALALVPEAVAFAFVAGVDPMVGLYAAFIVGLITSIFGGRPGMISGATGAMAVVMVSLVASHGVQYLFGAIMLAGILQVAAGLFKLGKFIRIVPHPVMIGFVNGLAIVIFLAQLGQFKAPDINGMLTWLPQDQMMLMLGLVALTMAIIHFLPKFTTAVPSSLVAIVTVTALVVGLDLETRTVVDFLRTMSGDDAATLAGSLPTFSIPMVPFTLETLQIILPYAIILAAIGLIESLLTLTVLDEMTNTRGQSNRECIGQGMANMTCSVFGAMGGCAMIGQSMINVNSGGRGRLSGIVAASALLIFILFASSLIEMIPLAALVGVMFMVVIGTFEWATFKLARRVPKQDFFVIVLVTVVTVLTDLAIAVFVGVIASALMFAWQHAKHIYADTNINEEGSKEYKIHGPVFFGSVANFLEIFDAHEDPSDVIVDFADSRVTDHSAIEAIETLAERYAAQGKTLHLRHLSPDCRKLLDKAGSLVEINVKEDPSYKVATDVLAG